One Solanum lycopersicum chromosome 2, SLM_r2.1 genomic region harbors:
- the LOC101247275 gene encoding phosphatidylinositol 3,4,5-trisphosphate 3-phosphatase and protein-tyrosine-phosphatase PTEN2A, producing the protein MESESTSSSPQLSAKPSDAEAPKPIASQNNSSAQNTSKTPASTISSWAKTLNFPQPVAPGQQGSTVGDAGTSSFSRFASGLGLSFTSKAFVTNDRAGGNAPTTQSGVFESITKGLIDTSLNAVKAVQVKARHAVSQNKRRYQEDGFDLDMTYITENIIAMGFPAGDMSSGFFGYVEGFYRNHMEEVIKFFETHHQGKYKVYNLCSERLYDASLFGGKVASFPFDDHNCPPIHLIKLFCLSAYSWLKEDILNVVVVHCKAGMARTGLMICSLLLFLKFFPTAEECINYYNQKRCIDGKALILPSQIRYVKYFERILTQFGGEAPPGRRCMLRGFRFHKCSSWIRPSITISSHSGILFSTKKHRKTKDLMPEDFWIRTQRKGIMVFALPGEPGLTELAGDFKIYFHDHQGDFYCWLNTSMMENRLILDVSELDGFEKRKLPSPGFKVEIVMVDYDGSVPLKPKADGASKGKDPRQGNISSSSEGTKDNLNKNKVSGGQNRGDDVFSDSEGEDGTPSSRRSQTRASQTAAAGVDSSSQKEQIANLTHNTEQLSLRNSDPKKGASEIKSETVERAAIPNLGSNDIKAIAADASVFSFGDDEDYESE; encoded by the exons ATGGAATCTGAATCCACTAGTTCATCTCCACAACTCTCCGCTAAACCTTCTGATGCTGAAGCTCCCAAGCCAATTGCTTCCCAGAACAATAGTTCTGCTCAGAACACATCTAAGACACCTGCATCAACCATATCATCTTGGGCAAAAACCTTAAACTTTCCGCAGCCTGTAGCGCCTGGCCAGCAGGGGTCAACAGTTGGAGATGCTGGTACATCTTCCTTCTCACGTTTTGCAAGTGGACTTGGTTTGTCATTCACTTCAAAAGCTTTTGTGACAAATGATCGCGCTGGAGGCAATGCACCAACCACACAATCAGGTGTATTTGAATCAATCACTAAAGGGCTAATTGACACATCTTTGAATGCTGTGAAGGCTGTGCAAGTTAAGGCACGACATGCCGTATCTCAAAACAAACGAAGATACCAG GAGGATGGATTTGATTTGGATATGACTTACATAACCGAGAACATCATAGCTATGGGTTTCCCTGCAGGCGACATGAGCTCTGGTTTCTTTGGATATGTGGAG GGATTCTATCGGAATCACATGGAGGAAGTGATCAAATTTTTCGAGACTCATCATCAG GGAAAATACAAAGTTTACAATCTTTGTTCAGAGAGATTGTATGATGCATCATTATTTGGAGGAAAG GTTGCATCTTTCCCATTTGATGACCACAACTGCCCGCCAATTCATCTTATTAAACTGTTCTGCCTAAGTGCATATTCATGGTTGAAGGAGGACATTCTAAATGTGGTAGTTGTACACTGTAAAGCTGGAATGGCGAGGACAGGACTTATGATTTGTAGCCTCCTTTTGTTCTTGAAG TTTTTCCCAACAGCTGAGGAATGCATCAACTATTATAACCAAAAAAGATGCATAGATGGGAAGGCTCTTATTCTTCCAAGTCAGATT AGGtatgtaaaatattttgagcGCATCTTGACTCAATTTGGTGGTGAAGCTCCGCCAGGACGTAG GTGCATGCTGAGAGGATTTCGATTCCACAAGTGTTCATCCTGGATAAGGCCTTCAATTACTATATCTAGTCACAGTG GCATCTTATTCTCAACAAAAAAGCATCGAAAGACTAAAGACCTTATG CCTGAAGATTTTTGGATACGAACACAGAGAAAAGGAATTATGGTTTTTGCTCTACCAGGTGAACCTGGTCTAACTGAGTTGGCTGGCGACTTCAAGATCTATTTTCATGACCACCAAGGAGATTTCTATTG CTGGTTAAACACGTCAATGATGGAAAACAGACTGATTTTAGATGTCTCAGAATTGGATGGCTTTGAAAAG AGGAAACTACCATCTCCCGGATTCAAAGTTGAGATTGTGATGGTGGATTATGATGGAAGTGTTCCATTAAAGCCCAAGGCTGATGGTGCTTCCAAAGGAAAGGACCCGAGACAAGGAAACATTTCTTCATCGAGTGAAGGAACCAAAGATAATTTGAACAAGAACAAGGTGTCCGGGGGCCAAAATCGTGGTGATGATGTATTTTCAGATAGTGAAGGGGAGGACGGTACACCTTCGAGTAGAAGAAGTCAGACAAGAGCTTCACAAACTGCTGCTGCAGGTGTTGATTCTAGCTCCCAGAAGGAGCAGATTGCCAATCTAACTCATAACACCGAACAACTTTCTCTTAGAAACAGCGATCCTAAAAAGGGCGCAAGCGAGATCAAGAGTGAAACAGTTGAAAGAGCTGCTATTCCCAATCTCGGCTCAAATGATATTAAAGCCATCGCAGCAGATGCATCTGTGTTTAGTTTTGGAGATGATGAAGATTATGAAAGTGAATAA
- the LOC101246980 gene encoding protein RER1A-like, which translates to MDINTAGAGAGDVTPSGAFCQWTSSASLSFQHFLDKTTPYLLYRWIAFFFIAVLYVVRVYLVEGFYVISYALGIYLLNLLIGFLSPQVDPELQDLSDGPTLPTRETDEFRPFVRRLPEFKFWYSITKAFCIAFVLTFFSVLDVPVFWPILVFYWVVLFTLTMRRQIRHMLKYKYLPFSFGKQRYDGKKAASSESEDLLP; encoded by the exons ATGGATATTAATACGGCCGGCGCCGGTGCCGGCGATGTTACTCCATCCGGTGCTTTTTGCCAATGGACTTCATCTGCTTCTCTCTCGTTCCAGCACTTTTTGGATAAAACGACGCCATATTTACTATACCGCTGGATTGCGTTTTTCTTCATCGCTGTCCTGTATGTCGTGCGAGTGTATCTGGTGGAAGGATTCTACGTTATCTCGTATGCCCTGGGAATCTATCTTCTTAACCTCCTCATCGGTTTCCTCTCGCCGCAAGTTGACCCGGAGTTACAGGATTTATCTGATGGCCCGACTCTGCCGACCCGAGAAACCGACGAATTCCGCCCTTTCGTTCGTCGCCTTCCTGAATTCAAATTCTG GTACTCAATTACCAAGGCGTTCTGCATTGCATTTGTGTTAACATTTTTCAGTGTATTGGATGTGCCTGTATTTTGGCCGATTCTCGTTTTCTATTGGGTTGTGCTGTTCACACTTACAATGAGAAGACAAATACGACACATgttgaaatataaatatctgCCATTCTCTTTTGGGAAGCAG CGGTATGATGGAAAGAAAGCAGCTTCATCAGAGAGTGAAGATCTTCTCCCGTAG
- the LOC101246680 gene encoding UPF0481 protein At3g47200, giving the protein MVAVFNKDLLSWYLITLKLKETVDAGLQNTPTTPTPTPTTSRSISFPEFPLQQQQHRLLQKEEYHPADSLKITIEENVHTVEEGPKSPESEWVISIKDKLEQAKQDNDAGSWAKLSIYRVPLSLRRDDDKAYIPQIVSLGPYHHGKKRLRNMDRHKWRAVLQILKRTDQEIKMYIDAVRELEEKARACYEGTIAMNSNEFVEMMVLDSCFVLELFRGVAGGFQHLGYARNDPVFAMRGSMHSIQRDMIMIENQIPLFILDRLYGIQSDMPHEKGIVARLALRFFDPLMPTDEPLTKSDLTKLESSMGRSASFDPLADLAGLHCLDVFRRSLLQTGPKPTPRTWIKRWSHSSRVADKRRQQMIHSVSELKEAGVKFKKRKTDRFWDVKFKKGILKMPRLLIHDGTKSLFLNLIAFEQCHLDCTNDITSYVIFLDNLIDSPEDVKYLHYCGIIEHWLGNDAEVADLFNRLCQEVVFDVNDSYLSQLSEQINRYYDHRWNAWRATLRHKYFNNPWAIISFAAAVILILFTFAQTFYGVYGYYRPPH; this is encoded by the exons atggttgCTGTATTCAACAAAGATCTTTTGAGTTGGTACCTCATTACCCTCAAGCTCAAAGAAACTGTTGATGCTGGTCTTCAAAATACTCCTACTACTCCTACTCCTACTCCCACCACCAGCAGATCCATTAGTTTTCCAGAATTTCCcctgcaacaacaacaacaccgcCTGTTGCAAAAAGAAGAGTATCATCCAGCAGATTCTCTGAAAATTACCATTGAGGAAAATGTTCATACTGTAGAAGAAGGTCCAAAATCACCAGAATCCGAATGGGTAATTAGCATTAAGGACAAATTAGAGCAAGCTAAGCAAGATAATGATGCTGgatcatgggcgaaactttctaTTTACAGAGTCCCTTTAAGCCTAAGAAGAGATGATGATAAAGCTTATATACCTCAAATCGTCTCTTTAGGTCCTTATCACCATGGCAAAAAGCGCCTCCGGAATATGGATCGCCATAAATGGCGAGCCGTTCTCCAAATCCTTAAGCGGACAGATCAggaaattaaaatgtatattgATGCGGTGAGAGAGCTCGAAGAGAAAGCACGCGCCTGTTATGAAGGGACAATTGCAATGAACAGTAATGAGTTTGTTGAAATGATGGTTCTGGATAGTTGCTTTGTTCTCGAACTGTTTCGTGGTGTTGCTGGTGGATTCCAGCATCTTGGTTATGCGAGGAACGACCCGGTTTTCGCAATGAGGGGGTCGATGCATTCGATTCAGAGAGATATGATCATGATTGAGAATCAAATTCCATTATTTATCCTTGATCGATTGTATGGGATTCAATCTGATATGCCTCATGAGAAAGGTATTGTAGCTAGGTTAGCTCTGAGGTTTTTTGATCCGTTGATGCCAACTGATGAGCCATTGACGAAGAGTGACTTGACCAAATTGGAGTCATCAATGGGACGTTCTGCTTCTTTTGATCCATTAGCAGACCTTGCTGGACTTCATTGCCTCGATGTTTTCAG GAGGAGCCTTTTGCAGACAGGGCCTAAGCCAACACCTAGGACGTGGATCAAGCGTTGGTCACATTCGAGTCGGGTGGCAGACAAACGCAGGCAGCAAATGATTCATAGTGTTTCAGAGCTGAAAGAAGCTGGGGttaagttcaagaaaaggaaaACTGATAGGTTCTGGGatgtaaaatttaagaaagGAATCCTCAAAATGCCTCGGCTTTTAATTCATGATGGTACAAAGTCACTTTTCCTCAACCTGATTGCTTTTGAGCAGTGTCACCTTGACTGCACCAATGACATAACTTCATACGTAATTTTCTTGGACAACTTGATCGATTCACCAGAGGATGTTAAGTACCTCCATTACTGTGGAATAATTGAGCATTGGCTTGGCAATGATGCTGAAGTTGCTGACCTTTTCAACCGGCTTTGTCAAGAGGTTGTTTTCGACGTCAATGACAGCTACCTTTCACAGTTATCCGAGCAAATTAACCGGTACTATGACCACAGGTGGAATGCTTGGCGTGCTACTTTAAGGCATAAGTATTTCAACAACCCATGGGCAATTATCTCTTTTGCTGCTGCTGTTATTTTGATACTCTTCACCTTTGCACAAACGTTTTATGGAGTTTATGGCTATTACAGACCACCTCATTAG
- the LOC101246392 gene encoding peptidyl-tRNA hydrolase, mitochondrial isoform X1 — translation MNEMLRRICRRNFCTCSPRPWLFVGLGNPGDKYRGTRHNVGFEMLDAFANSQGIHMETIHCKAMFGKGFVNGMPVLLAKPLTYMNLSGESIGPLAAYYKLPLNRVVVFHDDMDLPCGVLRLHPKGGHNRHNGLKSVMYHFRGNGEFPRLRIVLLLGIGRPPGQMDPKAFMLQKFNLTARERIDAALLEGAHALEQVLSKGFSESSNCFNTTQKYKHIRLQTLPT, via the exons ATGAATGAGATGCTTAGAAGGATTTGTCGGCGCAACTTCTGCACTTGCTCTCCTCGGCCGTGGCTCTTTGTTGGGTTGGGAAATCCTGGGGATAAATACAGGGGAACGAGACATAAT GTTGGTTTTGAAATGCTTGATGCATTCGCAAATTCACAAGGGATTCATATGGAGACAATACATTGTAAAGCTATGTTTGGAAAAG GTTTTGTCAATGGTATGCCAGTTCTCCTTGCAAAGCCACTGACTTACATGAATTTGAGTGGTGAATCC ATTGGCCCACTTGCAGCATATTACAAGCTCCCTCTCAATCGTGTGGTCGTG TTTCATGATGACATGGATTTACCATGTGGAGTTCTTCGTCTTCACCCCAAGGGAGGTCATAACAGACATAACGG GTTAAAGAGTGTGATGTATCATTTTCGTGGAAATGGAGAGTTTCCTCGGTTAAGGATAG TTCTCTTGCTAGGTATTGGAAGACCTCCTGGTCAGATGGATCCCAAAGCATTCATGCTTCAAAAGTTCAATTTAACTGCAAGAGAACGA ATTGATGCTGCATTACTGGAGGGAGCACATGCATTGGAGCAAGTCTTATCCAAAGGCTTCTCCGAAAGTTCTAATTGTTTCAATACAACGCAGAAGTACAAGCACATACGATTGCAGACATTGCCAACGTGA
- the LOC101246392 gene encoding peptidyl-tRNA hydrolase, mitochondrial isoform X2 — protein sequence MNEMLRRICRRNFCTCSPRPWLFVGLGNPGDKYRGTRHNVGFEMLDAFANSQGIHMETIHCKAMFGKGFVNGMPVLLAKPLTYMNLSGESIGPLAAYYKLPLNRVVVFHDDMDLPCGVLRLHPKGGHNRHNGLKSVMYHFRGNGEFPRLRIGIGRPPGQMDPKAFMLQKFNLTARERIDAALLEGAHALEQVLSKGFSESSNCFNTTQKYKHIRLQTLPT from the exons ATGAATGAGATGCTTAGAAGGATTTGTCGGCGCAACTTCTGCACTTGCTCTCCTCGGCCGTGGCTCTTTGTTGGGTTGGGAAATCCTGGGGATAAATACAGGGGAACGAGACATAAT GTTGGTTTTGAAATGCTTGATGCATTCGCAAATTCACAAGGGATTCATATGGAGACAATACATTGTAAAGCTATGTTTGGAAAAG GTTTTGTCAATGGTATGCCAGTTCTCCTTGCAAAGCCACTGACTTACATGAATTTGAGTGGTGAATCC ATTGGCCCACTTGCAGCATATTACAAGCTCCCTCTCAATCGTGTGGTCGTG TTTCATGATGACATGGATTTACCATGTGGAGTTCTTCGTCTTCACCCCAAGGGAGGTCATAACAGACATAACGG GTTAAAGAGTGTGATGTATCATTTTCGTGGAAATGGAGAGTTTCCTCGGTTAAGGATAG GTATTGGAAGACCTCCTGGTCAGATGGATCCCAAAGCATTCATGCTTCAAAAGTTCAATTTAACTGCAAGAGAACGA ATTGATGCTGCATTACTGGAGGGAGCACATGCATTGGAGCAAGTCTTATCCAAAGGCTTCTCCGAAAGTTCTAATTGTTTCAATACAACGCAGAAGTACAAGCACATACGATTGCAGACATTGCCAACGTGA
- the LOC101246103 gene encoding cysteine proteinase mucunain-like, whose translation MAKTLITTLLLALFSSLSYAIDMSIIDHKNKEGILYEKWLAEHGKIYNALGEKEKRFEIFKDNLRFIEEYNASENRTFKVGLNQFADLTNDEYRAVYLGTKSDARRRLVKSKNTSQRYASPPNELLPHSVDWRKKGAVAPIKNQGSCGSCWAFSTVAAVEGINQIVTGEMITLSEQELVDCDRSQNGGCNGGLMDYAFEFIISNGGMDTENHYPYRGVDGRCDPIRKNSKVVSIDDYEDVPRNEKALQKAVAHQPVSVAIEASGKAFQLYTSGVFTGDCGEKVDHGVVVVGYGSEDGNDYWLVRNSWGTKWGESGYVKMERNVKNGHLGKCGIMTEASYPIKEAINKRIITTSNSNEEMISSI comes from the exons ATGGCTAAAACCTTAATAACTACTCTTCTCTTAGCCCTGTTTTCGTCTTTATCCTATGCAATTGACATGTCCATCATAGATCACAAAAATAAAGAGGGTATTTTATACGAAAAGTGGCTGGCAGAGCatggaaaaatatataatgcCTTGGGTGAGAAGGAAAAAAGATTCgagatttttaaagataatttgaGGTTCATCGAGGAATATAATGCCTCCGAAAATCGCACGTTTAAAGTTGGATTGAACCAATTTGCTGATCTCACGAACGACGAGTACCGGGCTGTGTATTTGGGCACGAAAAGTGACGCTAGGCGTCGCCTTGTCAAGTCCAAAAACACAAGCCAGCGTTATGCTTCGCCGCCCAATGAGTTGCTCCCTCATTCCGTTGATTGGAGGAAGAAAGGCGCTGTTGCTCCTATCAAAAATCAAGGGAGCTGtg GAAGTTGCTGGGCTTTTTCAACAGTGGCAGCAGTAGAAGGCATAAACCAAATCGTAACAGGGGAGATGATCACACTATCCGAGCAAGAACTTGTAGATTGTGACAGATCTCAAAACGGTGGTTGTAATGGTGGCCTAATGGACTATGCCTTCGAGTTCATCATCTCCAATGGTGGCATGGACACTGAAAATCACTATCCTTATCGCGGCGTTGATGGTAGATGCGATCCTATTCGG aaaaattcaaaagttgTTAGTATTGATGATTATGAAGACGTGCCTAGAAATGAAAAAGCACTTCAAAAAGCTGTAGCTCATCAACCTGTTAGCGTAGCCATCGAAGCTTCTGGGAAGGCTTTCCAACTCTACACCTCG gGCGTGTTTACGGGGGATTGTGGAGAGAAAGTAGACCATGGTGTTGTGGTGGTTGGGTACGGAAGTGAAGATGGAAATGACTATTGGTTAGTGAGGAACTCATGGGGCACAAAGTGGGGAGAAAGTGGTTATGTTAAAATGGAGCGTAATGTGAAGAATGGTCATTTGGGCAAGTGTGGAATTATGACGGAGGCTTCATATCCTATTAAGGAGGCTATAAATAAACGTATTATTACTACTTCAAATTCAAATGAAGAAATGATTAGCAGTATCTGA